A single Rubrivivax gelatinosus IL144 DNA region contains:
- a CDS encoding DUF72 domain-containing protein, whose amino-acid sequence MARGTIRIGISGWRYAPWRGVFYPPDLVQRDELAFASRQLPTIELNGSFYSLQTPSSYRAWHAATPEGFVFAIKGPRYITHLRRLKDVRVPLANFFASGLLALGERLGPLLWQFPPQMRYDAARFDDFLALLPQDTTAAATLAAGHDARIAEPWLDAGPRRRLRHAVEIRHASFATPEFVALLRRHRVALVVADTAGRWPLLEDLCADFVYLRLHGDAELYASGYGDAALDDWARRIEAWARGGEVDDARRASPEPAPRAAAREVYVYFDNDVKVHAPYDAAALAQRLSVPTGLTGPRPPLPSPPPVRARAPGHGRRAS is encoded by the coding sequence ATGGCACGCGGCACGATCCGCATCGGCATCTCCGGCTGGCGTTACGCGCCCTGGCGCGGCGTCTTCTATCCGCCCGATCTCGTGCAGCGCGACGAGCTCGCGTTCGCGTCGCGCCAGCTGCCGACGATCGAGCTGAACGGCTCGTTCTACTCGCTGCAGACGCCGTCCTCGTACCGCGCCTGGCACGCGGCGACGCCCGAGGGCTTCGTCTTCGCCATCAAGGGGCCGCGCTACATCACCCATCTGCGCCGGCTGAAGGACGTGCGCGTGCCGCTGGCCAACTTCTTCGCCTCCGGGCTGCTGGCGCTGGGCGAGCGCCTGGGGCCGCTGCTGTGGCAGTTCCCGCCGCAGATGCGCTACGACGCCGCGCGCTTCGACGACTTCCTCGCGCTGCTGCCGCAGGACACCACCGCCGCGGCCACGCTGGCCGCCGGGCACGATGCGCGCATCGCCGAGCCCTGGCTGGACGCCGGGCCGCGGCGACGGCTGCGCCACGCGGTCGAGATCCGCCACGCCAGCTTCGCGACGCCGGAGTTCGTCGCGCTGCTGCGCCGCCACCGGGTGGCGCTGGTCGTCGCCGACACAGCCGGCCGCTGGCCGCTGCTGGAAGACCTGTGTGCCGACTTCGTCTACCTGCGCCTGCACGGCGACGCCGAGCTCTACGCCAGCGGCTACGGCGACGCCGCGCTCGACGACTGGGCGCGCCGCATCGAGGCCTGGGCCCGCGGCGGCGAGGTTGACGACGCCCGCCGCGCATCGCCCGAGCCGGCGCCACGCGCCGCGGCGCGCGAGGTCTACGTCTACTTCGACAACGACGTGAAGGTGCACGCGCCCTACGACGCCGCCGCGCTGGCGCAGCGGCTGAGCGTGCCGACCGGGCTGACCGGGCCACGCCCGCCGCTGCCCTCGCCGCCGCCGGTGCGCGCGCGAGCGCCGGGGCACGGCCGCCGCGCCTCCTGA
- a CDS encoding DUF3079 domain-containing protein has protein sequence MATKRFPINPPHPERTCWGCDRYCAADQLICGNGSERTQHPVEFFGPDWHDWVPPSGETATDTTPADETPAA, from the coding sequence ATGGCCACCAAACGTTTCCCGATCAACCCGCCGCACCCTGAACGCACCTGCTGGGGCTGCGACCGCTATTGCGCCGCCGACCAGCTGATCTGCGGCAACGGCTCCGAGCGCACCCAGCACCCGGTCGAGTTCTTCGGCCCCGACTGGCACGACTGGGTGCCGCCGTCGGGCGAGACCGCCACCGACACCACGCCGGCCGACGAGACGCCCGCCGCCTGA
- a CDS encoding TetR/AcrR family transcriptional regulator, producing the protein MEPSPPQNASPRRARRPGRPTVAEAEHKSAELLEIAAEVFLENGYRNTKISDIIAKLGGSKGTLYARYATKGELFGAVIEHQIEQVEQVFSSQLAGGAGLVEVMTAFGHTLFATMYDPRMGSLFRILVEEAAEFPELALKLLRSGPLRATFLLKSYLESQPGFDATRAEIAADSFCSLCLGLPVINSLLNPTDRPSPAEVARKVAIAVDTILAAYCPEQRRPGGLPSA; encoded by the coding sequence ATGGAACCCTCCCCGCCGCAGAACGCCAGCCCACGACGAGCCCGTCGCCCGGGTCGGCCGACCGTCGCCGAGGCCGAACACAAGTCGGCGGAGCTGCTGGAGATCGCGGCCGAGGTGTTCCTGGAGAACGGCTACCGCAACACCAAGATCTCCGACATCATCGCCAAGCTCGGCGGCTCCAAAGGCACGCTGTACGCGCGCTACGCCACCAAGGGCGAGCTGTTCGGCGCGGTCATCGAGCACCAGATCGAACAGGTGGAGCAGGTGTTCAGCAGCCAGCTGGCGGGCGGCGCCGGTCTGGTCGAGGTGATGACGGCCTTCGGGCACACCTTGTTCGCGACGATGTACGACCCGCGCATGGGCTCCCTGTTCAGGATACTGGTCGAGGAAGCGGCCGAGTTCCCCGAACTCGCGCTGAAGCTGCTGCGCTCCGGGCCGTTGCGCGCGACCTTCCTGCTGAAGAGCTACCTCGAGTCGCAACCGGGTTTCGACGCCACGCGAGCCGAAATCGCCGCCGACAGCTTCTGCTCGCTGTGTCTGGGCCTGCCGGTCATCAACTCGCTGCTGAACCCGACCGACCGGCCCAGCCCGGCCGAGGTCGCACGCAAGGTGGCGATCGCGGTGGACACCATCCTCGCCGCCTACTGCCCCGAGCAGCGGCGTCCTGGCGGGCTCCCGTCAGCTTGA
- a CDS encoding outer membrane beta-barrel protein yields MIMNASIRRAVFGVTLTVAATAAQAEGDGSKPYRMFENPEPHTGISSSGFVWLGFSTNSNTSHDTATGANSTGPMVGPADEGLQFNRVQWTLERRLKANLLSRMGPLPGPTATEWDWGMRMDMVYGRDGIHTLVNGFDADWGVNRAPSDDPNGKSRQNYLGFANLYAQIYAPYGEGVVLTIGRFMTGIGHLLPTTGGYDPSQFYSRTYAFASQPIEAVGALASANVMRGERGLMAAELGIVNGRANWQDNNNDKSVIGALRWRSPEMRWRVDYGFMTGAEQTEPGYPTQMPFHRVSSPRNQNRQHHSLTMIYNASEALGMHVEYLRGRQDGDGKADTVDIFDGPYYKGGAYYGVNAGMRYRLSPQMTAGVRAEVFNDTRGVATFPNTMARGRFHGVTTGISYSLTPNVVLRPELRYDWQTDRGVLKAFGDHTKQQQTTLSVDARIYF; encoded by the coding sequence ATGATCATGAACGCCAGTATTCGACGCGCCGTCTTCGGCGTGACATTGACCGTGGCCGCGACGGCAGCCCAGGCGGAGGGTGACGGAAGCAAACCGTATCGCATGTTCGAGAACCCCGAGCCGCACACCGGCATTTCCTCCTCGGGTTTTGTCTGGCTGGGCTTCTCGACCAACAGCAACACCAGTCACGACACCGCCACGGGCGCCAACAGCACTGGCCCGATGGTCGGTCCGGCAGACGAAGGATTGCAATTCAACCGTGTCCAGTGGACGCTGGAAAGGCGGCTGAAAGCCAATCTCCTGTCACGAATGGGCCCGCTCCCCGGCCCGACCGCGACCGAATGGGATTGGGGCATGCGCATGGACATGGTCTATGGCCGTGACGGCATCCACACCCTGGTCAATGGATTCGATGCCGACTGGGGCGTCAACCGCGCGCCGAGCGACGATCCGAACGGCAAGTCGCGCCAGAATTACCTCGGATTCGCCAACCTTTACGCCCAGATCTACGCCCCCTACGGCGAAGGCGTGGTGCTGACGATCGGCCGCTTCATGACCGGCATCGGCCACCTGCTGCCGACCACCGGCGGCTACGACCCGAGCCAGTTCTATTCCCGGACCTACGCCTTCGCCTCGCAGCCGATCGAGGCCGTCGGCGCGCTAGCCTCGGCGAACGTGATGCGCGGCGAGCGGGGGCTGATGGCGGCTGAACTCGGCATCGTCAACGGCCGCGCCAACTGGCAGGACAACAACAACGACAAGAGCGTCATCGGCGCGCTGCGCTGGCGCAGCCCGGAAATGCGCTGGCGCGTCGACTACGGCTTCATGACAGGCGCCGAGCAGACCGAGCCCGGTTATCCGACGCAGATGCCGTTCCACCGCGTCAGTTCGCCGCGCAACCAGAACCGCCAGCACCACTCGCTGACGATGATCTACAACGCCAGCGAAGCGCTGGGCATGCACGTCGAATACCTGCGTGGCCGCCAGGACGGCGACGGCAAGGCCGACACCGTCGACATATTCGACGGCCCTTACTACAAGGGTGGGGCCTATTACGGGGTCAATGCCGGCATGCGCTACCGCTTGTCGCCGCAGATGACCGCTGGCGTTCGCGCCGAGGTCTTCAACGACACACGGGGCGTTGCGACCTTCCCCAACACGATGGCCCGCGGCCGCTTCCACGGTGTCACCACCGGCATCTCGTACTCGCTGACGCCCAACGTCGTGCTGAGACCGGAACTGCGTTACGACTGGCAGACCGATCGCGGCGTCCTCAAGGCCTTCGGCGACCACACCAAGCAGCAGCAGACCACGCTGTCGGTCGACGCGCGGATCTACTTCTGA
- a CDS encoding DAPG hydrolase family protein: MATSETLRELAVQQTYTEYLAHTKVKASLLELTEEERARPFAKYLFDEIPQPDPKAMAVMDQPCDPDKALLPEDMNRLLDPGYLEVEAGWCILRNGAGFIANKSVYPDVTADMIDWWFAWHPLEDLRYRIWYPPQHAGIMVSPENRKRLLDESIPMSQRNWGVTHHVTENCNCGMDNVDIHFKSPEDFGFDMARWKRPAVATVACGQGWAVSVNKTDDSVTAPAMMCHIFRETPQGLEHRTRFWMGYRLVGKRPELTLPPGVRVPAESVQGLARHNVSEFTRYAQFLPRIYKELGGNMLA; this comes from the coding sequence ATGGCAACCAGCGAAACTCTGCGCGAGCTCGCCGTGCAGCAGACCTACACGGAGTATCTCGCCCACACCAAGGTCAAGGCCTCGCTCCTCGAACTGACCGAGGAAGAACGCGCGCGGCCCTTCGCGAAATATCTCTTCGACGAGATCCCGCAGCCCGACCCCAAGGCCATGGCGGTGATGGACCAGCCCTGCGACCCCGACAAGGCGCTGCTCCCCGAGGACATGAACCGCCTGCTCGACCCGGGCTACCTCGAGGTCGAGGCCGGCTGGTGCATCCTGCGCAACGGCGCCGGCTTCATCGCCAACAAGTCGGTGTACCCGGACGTCACCGCCGACATGATCGACTGGTGGTTCGCCTGGCACCCGCTGGAGGATCTGCGCTACCGCATCTGGTACCCGCCGCAGCACGCCGGGATCATGGTCAGCCCCGAGAACCGCAAGCGCCTGCTCGACGAGTCGATCCCGATGTCGCAGCGCAACTGGGGCGTCACGCACCACGTCACCGAGAACTGCAACTGCGGCATGGACAACGTGGACATCCACTTCAAGTCGCCCGAGGACTTCGGCTTCGACATGGCGCGCTGGAAGCGCCCGGCCGTCGCCACGGTGGCCTGCGGCCAGGGCTGGGCGGTGTCGGTGAACAAGACCGACGACAGCGTCACGGCGCCGGCGATGATGTGCCACATCTTCCGCGAGACGCCCCAGGGGCTGGAGCACCGCACCCGGTTCTGGATGGGCTATCGCCTCGTCGGCAAACGTCCCGAGCTGACGCTGCCGCCCGGCGTGCGCGTCCCGGCGGAAAGCGTGCAAGGCCTCGCACGGCACAACGTGAGCGAGTTCACGCGCTACGCGCAGTTCCTCCCGAGAATCTACAAGGAACTCGGCGGAAATATGCTCGCCTGA
- a CDS encoding EthD domain-containing protein gives MLKLLAASRRRPGLTRADYQRYIEFYHGTLAREHRSSLRAYIQNHVIDSAFGTLQDSTHQQIADRDAVVELMFDTFPDMINALEPKEPTPVGPDGQFFADECNSITVMAEEEEIPVACPVPSFNPGLAGLKNQGGMKVMHFVMRDDSIYPEDFQKYWREAHDEALEKAPYAKSQLRRCQANWRLRLNDNDAAARKHFKQVNPPVYNLVSCHWYDTMEQAGAFREYHEALQKSSRKFVNWSKSFFLMTKQIVIIRDTDGYRPAA, from the coding sequence ATGCTGAAACTACTCGCCGCCTCGCGTAGACGGCCCGGCCTGACGCGAGCGGATTACCAACGCTATATCGAGTTCTATCACGGCACGCTCGCACGGGAACATCGCTCGTCGCTCCGCGCCTATATCCAGAACCACGTCATCGACAGCGCGTTCGGGACGCTGCAGGATTCGACGCACCAGCAGATCGCGGATCGCGACGCGGTCGTCGAACTGATGTTCGACACCTTCCCGGACATGATCAACGCGCTCGAACCGAAAGAGCCGACGCCGGTGGGCCCGGACGGCCAGTTCTTCGCCGACGAATGCAACAGCATCACCGTCATGGCCGAAGAGGAAGAAATTCCGGTGGCCTGTCCGGTGCCGTCGTTCAACCCCGGCCTGGCGGGACTCAAGAACCAGGGCGGGATGAAGGTCATGCATTTCGTCATGCGTGACGACAGCATCTATCCGGAAGACTTCCAGAAGTACTGGCGCGAAGCCCACGACGAAGCGCTGGAAAAGGCTCCGTATGCCAAGAGCCAGCTCCGCCGCTGCCAGGCCAACTGGCGTTTGCGCCTGAACGACAACGACGCCGCGGCGCGCAAGCACTTCAAGCAGGTGAACCCGCCGGTCTACAACCTGGTGTCTTGCCACTGGTACGACACGATGGAACAGGCAGGCGCCTTCCGCGAATACCACGAGGCACTGCAGAAGTCCTCGCGCAAGTTCGTCAACTGGTCGAAGTCGTTCTTCCTGATGACCAAGCAGATCGTCATCATTCGCGACACCGACGGTTATCGCCCGGCGGCCTGA
- a CDS encoding SIR2 family NAD-dependent protein deacylase has product MNPELSHYRRIVFLTGAGISAASGLRTYRGPGGIWDDAQVAECGHVHTLHTQPQRTWALFGSMREPVAAAEPNAAHLALARFEAALGPEHDFLLITQNIDGLHQRAGSRRVVELHGNVSTTRCSNDDCALVPYPDSTTHAGAVPRCPHCGSALRPDIVLFGEMLPMQALRHVQQALQECELFVAVGTSGTVTPAAEFVRGARYAGAHTVYLNLEPMRPRHPAFAEELIGPAEELLPRWLGTA; this is encoded by the coding sequence ATGAACCCCGAGCTGTCGCACTACCGCCGCATCGTCTTCCTCACCGGCGCCGGCATCTCCGCCGCATCGGGGCTGCGCACCTATCGCGGCCCGGGCGGCATCTGGGACGACGCCCAGGTCGCCGAATGCGGCCACGTGCACACGCTGCACACCCAGCCGCAGCGCACCTGGGCGCTGTTCGGCAGCATGCGCGAGCCGGTAGCCGCCGCCGAGCCCAACGCCGCGCACCTCGCGCTGGCGCGCTTCGAGGCGGCGCTCGGGCCCGAGCACGACTTCCTGCTGATCACGCAGAACATCGACGGCCTGCACCAGCGCGCCGGCAGCCGGCGTGTCGTCGAGCTGCACGGCAACGTCAGCACGACGCGCTGCAGCAACGACGACTGCGCGCTCGTGCCCTATCCCGACTCGACGACGCACGCCGGCGCGGTGCCGCGCTGCCCGCACTGCGGCTCGGCGCTGCGGCCGGACATCGTGCTCTTCGGCGAGATGCTGCCGATGCAGGCGCTGCGCCACGTGCAGCAGGCGCTGCAGGAATGCGAGCTCTTCGTGGCCGTCGGCACCTCGGGCACCGTGACCCCGGCGGCCGAGTTCGTGCGCGGCGCGCGCTACGCCGGCGCCCACACCGTCTACCTCAACCTCGAGCCGATGCGCCCGCGCCACCCGGCTTTCGCCGAAGAGCTGATCGGCCCGGCCGAGGAACTGCTGCCCCGCTGGCTGGGCACCGCCTGA
- a CDS encoding MliC family protein, whose protein sequence is MKRLVFFAPVAATACAAPTVDEIHALFACDDGRTLDVVFVPERELARLAWDGDTLELPQQRTGSGYAYSNGRVGLRGKGTELQLEIGRRVPVDCREVRRKPLAER, encoded by the coding sequence ATGAAACGCCTGGTCTTCTTCGCCCCGGTCGCCGCCACCGCCTGCGCCGCGCCGACCGTCGACGAGATCCACGCCTTGTTCGCCTGCGACGACGGACGCACGCTGGACGTCGTCTTCGTGCCGGAGCGCGAGCTTGCGCGTCTGGCCTGGGACGGCGACACGCTGGAACTGCCGCAGCAGCGCACCGGCTCGGGCTACGCCTACTCCAACGGCCGCGTCGGCCTGCGTGGCAAGGGCACGGAACTGCAGTTGGAGATCGGGCGGCGGGTGCCGGTCGACTGCCGCGAGGTGCGCCGCAAGCCGCTCGCCGAACGATGA
- a CDS encoding DUF523 domain-containing protein, with protein MAPARVLVSACLFGDAVRWDGGHKRLDAAVLRRWQAEGRVLGFCPECAAGLAVPRPPAEIEPGADAAAVLAGRARVLARDGRDLSAAFVAGAEAALRAAQAAGATVALLKDASPSCGSRCVHDGCFTGATVPGRGVAAERLAAAGLAVFADTEIEAADRWLRALDGGTIPPSQPAEPR; from the coding sequence ATGGCACCGGCCCGCGTGCTCGTCAGCGCCTGCCTGTTCGGCGACGCGGTGCGCTGGGACGGCGGCCACAAACGCCTGGACGCAGCGGTGCTGCGGCGCTGGCAGGCCGAAGGCCGGGTCCTCGGCTTCTGCCCCGAATGCGCCGCCGGCCTGGCGGTGCCGCGGCCGCCGGCCGAGATCGAACCCGGGGCCGACGCGGCCGCGGTGCTGGCCGGGCGCGCACGGGTGCTCGCGCGCGACGGCCGGGATCTGAGCGCCGCCTTCGTCGCCGGCGCCGAAGCCGCGCTGCGGGCCGCGCAGGCGGCCGGCGCCACGGTCGCACTGCTGAAGGACGCCAGCCCCTCGTGCGGCAGCCGCTGCGTGCACGACGGCTGTTTCACCGGCGCGACGGTGCCGGGCCGCGGCGTCGCCGCCGAGCGGCTGGCGGCGGCCGGCCTGGCCGTGTTCGCCGACACCGAGATCGAAGCCGCGGATCGCTGGCTTCGGGCGCTGGACGGCGGCACGATCCCCCCATCCCAACCCGCGGAGCCCCGATGA
- a CDS encoding GNAT family N-acetyltransferase, translated as MQLLPATADDRELIAAIVAHSNADVAARFGLTETNCPKHPSFCTPAWIADENARGQRYILARVDGEAAGCVALDFPAEPGTVYLNRLSVLPPWRRRGVGRALSEAVLAAAAGWGAARVSIGVIAAHGELVRWYERLGFVAGTARRFEHLPFEVLYMSRELAPAAPAALFDTERLHCRRWRPEDHEALQRVYGDADAMRWAGDGRGITPAECEAWRRVTAINDATRGYGMATLERRSDGRIVGFCGLVHPGGQVEPEAKYAFAREHWGQGLASEALQGLLGWADARGIGPVIATVAEPNLASRRVIEKAGMHCVERRDEDDGIPTLVYARPAD; from the coding sequence ATGCAGTTGCTGCCCGCCACCGCCGACGACCGCGAACTGATCGCGGCGATCGTCGCGCATTCCAACGCCGACGTCGCCGCACGTTTCGGCCTCACCGAAACCAACTGCCCGAAACACCCGTCGTTCTGCACGCCGGCGTGGATCGCCGACGAGAACGCACGCGGCCAGCGCTACATCCTGGCGCGCGTCGACGGCGAGGCCGCCGGCTGCGTCGCGCTGGACTTCCCGGCCGAACCCGGCACCGTCTACCTGAACCGTCTGTCGGTGCTGCCGCCCTGGCGCCGGCGCGGCGTCGGCCGCGCGCTGAGCGAGGCCGTGCTGGCCGCCGCCGCCGGCTGGGGCGCTGCGCGCGTCAGCATCGGCGTCATCGCCGCGCACGGCGAGCTGGTGCGCTGGTACGAGCGCCTGGGTTTCGTCGCCGGCACTGCGCGGCGTTTCGAGCACCTGCCGTTCGAGGTGCTCTACATGAGCCGCGAACTGGCGCCCGCCGCGCCGGCGGCGCTGTTCGACACCGAGCGGCTGCATTGCCGGCGCTGGCGGCCCGAAGACCACGAAGCGCTGCAGCGTGTCTACGGCGACGCCGACGCGATGCGCTGGGCCGGCGACGGCCGCGGCATCACGCCGGCCGAGTGCGAAGCCTGGCGGCGCGTCACCGCGATCAACGACGCGACACGCGGCTACGGCATGGCAACGCTGGAGCGGCGCAGCGACGGCCGCATCGTCGGCTTCTGCGGCCTGGTGCACCCGGGCGGCCAGGTCGAGCCCGAGGCCAAGTACGCCTTCGCACGCGAACACTGGGGCCAGGGCCTGGCCAGCGAGGCGCTGCAAGGCCTGCTGGGCTGGGCCGACGCGCGTGGCATCGGGCCGGTCATCGCCACCGTCGCCGAGCCCAACCTCGCGTCGCGGCGCGTCATCGAGAAGGCCGGCATGCACTGCGTCGAACGCCGCGACGAAGACGACGGCATCCCGACGCTGGTCTACGCCCGCCCGGCCGACTGA
- a CDS encoding GNAT family N-acetyltransferase, whose amino-acid sequence MNDMPALFTTPRLTVRELAAGEVPALQALLEACSDFYVLVGGLPPAANEAAEMFAERPPEHLSWTRHWCAGAFEPDGALAGVLLVIADLGTPGCWHTALFLLHPRQRGTGAAAELHAALEAWARAQGARWLRLGVVVGNERAERFWRRCGYEALRTRPVEAADGSTRTTTAMLKCLGDAGVAEYLERVPRDQPGSTLP is encoded by the coding sequence ATGAACGACATGCCAGCGCTGTTCACGACGCCGCGACTGACCGTGCGCGAACTCGCGGCCGGCGAAGTGCCGGCCTTGCAGGCGCTGCTGGAGGCCTGCAGCGACTTCTACGTCCTGGTCGGCGGCCTGCCGCCGGCGGCAAACGAAGCCGCCGAGATGTTCGCCGAACGCCCGCCCGAACACCTGAGCTGGACGCGCCACTGGTGCGCCGGCGCCTTCGAGCCCGACGGCGCGCTGGCCGGCGTGCTGCTGGTCATCGCCGACCTCGGCACGCCGGGCTGCTGGCACACGGCGCTGTTCCTGCTGCATCCGCGCCAGCGCGGCACCGGCGCCGCCGCCGAACTGCACGCCGCGCTCGAAGCCTGGGCGCGCGCGCAAGGCGCCCGCTGGCTGCGGCTGGGCGTCGTCGTCGGCAACGAACGCGCCGAACGTTTCTGGCGCCGCTGCGGCTACGAGGCGCTGCGCACGCGGCCGGTCGAAGCCGCCGACGGAAGCACGCGCACGACGACGGCGATGCTCAAGTGCCTGGGCGACGCCGGTGTCGCCGAGTACCTCGAACGGGTGCCGCGCGACCAGCCCGGCTCGACGCTGCCGTGA
- a CDS encoding histone deacetylase family protein, translating into MLIYANPRHAAHDGRQEMFRGKLVPCHEVPARLEHVLAELGRRPLGEIQAPPPVPRALLEAVHASRYLRFLETAWDDWVALDPANAALDALPSVWPVRGFRADLEPDNFAARLGLYSFDAGTPLTAGTWAAAEAGAACAAAAATAVTGGARAALALTRPPGHHAGHDFFGGYCFVNNAAVAAQALRDGGARRVAVLDVDYHHGNGTQSLFYERADVLTVSIHGDPRTEYPFYLGHADETGAVHGLGCNLNLPLPAGTDFAGWRQALGTALARIAAFAPDALVVALGVDTYEGDPISRFRLASDDYLRVGAEIAGAGLPTVFTLEGGYAVAAMGVNVVNVLEGFEAAAR; encoded by the coding sequence ATGCTGATCTACGCCAACCCCCGCCACGCCGCCCACGACGGGCGCCAGGAGATGTTCCGCGGCAAGCTCGTGCCCTGCCATGAGGTGCCGGCGCGGCTGGAGCACGTGCTGGCCGAACTCGGCCGCCGGCCGCTGGGCGAGATCCAGGCGCCGCCGCCGGTGCCGCGGGCGCTGCTCGAAGCGGTGCACGCGTCACGCTACCTGCGCTTCCTCGAGACCGCCTGGGACGACTGGGTGGCGCTGGACCCGGCCAACGCCGCGCTCGACGCCCTGCCCTCGGTCTGGCCGGTGCGCGGCTTCCGTGCCGACCTCGAGCCCGACAACTTCGCCGCCCGGCTGGGCCTGTACTCCTTCGACGCCGGCACGCCGCTGACCGCCGGCACCTGGGCCGCGGCCGAAGCCGGCGCGGCCTGCGCGGCGGCGGCCGCCACGGCGGTGACCGGCGGCGCGCGCGCCGCGCTGGCGCTGACCCGCCCGCCGGGCCACCACGCCGGCCACGACTTCTTCGGCGGCTACTGCTTCGTCAACAACGCCGCGGTCGCCGCCCAGGCGCTGCGCGACGGCGGCGCACGCCGCGTCGCGGTGCTCGACGTCGACTACCACCACGGCAACGGCACGCAGAGCCTGTTCTACGAACGTGCCGACGTGCTGACGGTGTCGATCCACGGCGACCCGCGCACCGAATACCCGTTCTACCTCGGCCACGCCGACGAGACCGGCGCTGTGCACGGCCTGGGCTGCAACCTCAACCTGCCGCTGCCCGCCGGCACCGACTTCGCCGGCTGGCGCCAGGCGCTGGGCACGGCGCTGGCGCGCATCGCCGCCTTCGCGCCCGACGCGCTGGTCGTGGCACTCGGCGTCGACACCTACGAAGGCGATCCGATCTCGCGCTTCCGCCTGGCCAGCGACGACTACCTGAGGGTCGGCGCGGAGATCGCCGGCGCCGGGCTGCCGACGGTGTTCACGCTCGAAGGCGGCTACGCCGTCGCGGCGATGGGCGTCAACGTCGTCAACGTGCTCGAAGGCTTCGAGGCCGCGGCGCGATGA
- a CDS encoding nucleotide triphosphate diphosphatase NUDT15 codes for MSTPQTEAPRVGVGVIVVRDGLVLLGRRLGAHGQGTWAPPGGHLEFGETPEDCARRELQEETGLVAREVLAATWVNNVFADVGRHYVTLITVVPAADGEPRAMEPERCAEWRWFSWDALPQPLFAPAASVHASGWRPPGV; via the coding sequence TTGAGCACGCCGCAGACCGAGGCGCCGCGCGTCGGCGTCGGCGTCATCGTCGTGCGCGACGGCCTCGTGCTGCTGGGCCGGCGCCTGGGCGCGCACGGCCAGGGCACCTGGGCGCCGCCTGGCGGCCACCTGGAGTTCGGCGAGACGCCCGAGGACTGCGCGCGCCGCGAGCTGCAGGAAGAGACCGGCCTGGTCGCCCGCGAGGTGCTCGCCGCGACCTGGGTGAACAACGTCTTTGCCGACGTCGGCCGGCACTACGTGACGCTGATCACCGTCGTGCCCGCGGCCGACGGCGAGCCGCGTGCGATGGAGCCCGAGCGCTGCGCCGAATGGCGCTGGTTCTCCTGGGACGCGCTGCCGCAGCCGCTGTTCGCGCCGGCGGCCAGCGTGCACGCCTCGGGCTGGCGGCCGCCGGGCGTCTGA
- a CDS encoding class I SAM-dependent methyltransferase gives MHDPHTLNCRSYDAIAADWEDARTRMSDAEAGLLAQLLDGLPPGARVLDLGCGSGRPMAEAVAERGLRVTGVDQSASMLALARARLPGHDWRLARLEGFEPDGPYAAALAWDSLFHIPRAAHAAILRRVRAALAPGARFMLTVGGSAHPAFTDTMFGHEFFYDSHPPETSLAMLEAEGFIVVRHEFLNRPNGGRDKGRVAILARVD, from the coding sequence ATGCACGACCCACACACGCTCAACTGCCGCTCCTACGACGCCATCGCGGCCGACTGGGAGGATGCACGCACGCGGATGTCGGACGCCGAGGCGGGCCTGCTGGCGCAGCTGCTCGACGGCCTGCCCCCTGGCGCGCGCGTGCTCGACCTGGGCTGCGGCAGCGGCCGGCCGATGGCCGAGGCCGTGGCGGAGCGAGGCTTGCGTGTCACCGGTGTCGACCAGTCGGCATCGATGCTGGCGCTGGCGCGCGCACGCCTGCCCGGCCACGACTGGCGCCTGGCGCGGCTCGAAGGTTTCGAGCCCGATGGCCCTTATGCCGCGGCGCTGGCCTGGGACTCGCTGTTCCACATTCCGCGCGCGGCGCACGCCGCCATCCTGCGCCGCGTGCGTGCGGCACTCGCCCCCGGCGCGCGCTTCATGCTGACCGTCGGCGGCTCGGCGCACCCGGCTTTCACCGACACGATGTTCGGTCACGAGTTCTTCTACGACTCGCACCCGCCCGAGACCAGCTTGGCGATGCTCGAGGCCGAAGGTTTCATCGTCGTGCGGCACGAGTTCCTGAACCGGCCGAACGGCGGCCGCGACAAAGGCCGCGTCGCGATCCTCGCGCGGGTCGATTGA